Within Peptostreptococcaceae bacterium, the genomic segment AAACAGAGTGGAAACGCGGATATCCCCGTCTCTGTGCATGGCACAGAGACGGGGATATTTTATTGCCACGATAACAAAGAAAGGAGAATCAACATGAAAATCTATAATACGCAAAGCAACAGGAAAGAAGAGTTTATACCTCTTAATGAAGGTAAGGTGAACTTTTATGTTTGCGGTCCTACGGTTTACAACTTTTTTCATATAGGAAATGCGAGACCGTTTGTAGTATTTGACACGGTAAGACGCTATCTGGAGTACAAGGGATACAAGGTGAATTATGTTCAAAATTTTACCGATGTTGACGATAAGATAATTAAAAAAGCGATAGAGGAAGGAATAACATCCCAAGAAGTGGGAGACAAGTACATCAAGGAATACTTTGAAGACGCGGATGCATTGGGAGTAAGAAGGGCAACAAAGCATCCTCGCGTTACGGAAACTATTCCTGAAATCATCGATTTCATTAAGATTCTTGTGGACAAGGGATATGGCTATGTGAAAAACGGAAATGTTTACTACGATACAAAAAAATTCAAAGGTTACGGAAAGCTTTCGGGGCAGAACATAGATGACCTTGTAAGCGGAGCTCGGATTGAAGTCAATGTTGAAAAGAAAAGCCCGACTGACTTTGTGCTTTGGAAGAATCAGAAGCCGGGAGAACCCGGTTGGGAAAGCCCGTGGGGTATGGGAAGGCCGGGTTGGCATATAGAGTGCTCTGTCATGTCTACGAAGTATCTCGGAGATACACTCGACATACATGCCGGTGGACAGGACCTGATTTTTCCGCATCACGAAAAT encodes:
- the cysS gene encoding cysteine--tRNA ligase; translated protein: MKIYNTQSNRKEEFIPLNEGKVNFYVCGPTVYNFFHIGNARPFVVFDTVRRYLEYKGYKVNYVQNFTDVDDKIIKKAIEEGITSQEVGDKYIKEYFEDADALGVRRATKHPRVTETIPEIIDFIKILVDKGYGYVKNGNVYYDTKKFKGYGKLSGQNIDDLVSGARIEVNVEKKSPTDFVLWKNQKPGEPGWESPWGMGRPGWHIECSVMSTKYLGDTLDIHAGGQDLIFPHHENEIAQSEAATGAPYVKYWMHNGYITINNEKMSKSKGNFFTVRDIRKDYDGEVLRFFLLSAHYRNPINFNRELIEQAKVSLERLYNTKKNLEHLEKHATLSDMNDSEKKILEEMASHESKFVEVMDDDMNTADALASLFEFSKHINSETNENSSKEFIKAVFDKFVELSSVLGFLEKQEELLDGDIQKLIDQRQLARKEKNYALSDEIRDNLSEQGIVLEDTPQGVKWKRR